A single region of the Lycium barbarum isolate Lr01 chromosome 2, ASM1917538v2, whole genome shotgun sequence genome encodes:
- the LOC132627025 gene encoding uncharacterized protein LOC132627025, whose translation MDGQKSQAKLTRTQSSLLRSSPTIRSSIHSFSSINEFGVDQEPDIEEQKPHKPGSTPVHRGSFFRPVPVRVAPVLILSVVSMYTLFVFFNRDNIPTSENLLLALIFIAVLLFFAGKKKQSIHQVYNVLLNLYGKRFGFQRNHSKPVQWFIGETIKEPKSEKDNRVVKEGVEVYSNGDIYEGEYHKGRCNGSGVYNYFVNGRYEGDWIDGKYDGYGIESWARGSKYRGQYRQGLRHGYGVYKFYTGDTYAGQWCNGQSHGMGSQSCSDGSCYIGEFKCAVKHGLGCYHFRNGDRYAGEYFGDKIHGFGVYHFANGHCYEGSWHEGRKQGYGMYTFRNGDTRCGEWDSGNLKIPSPPLTDAVLRAVQAARKAAENAIKLRRVDEQVKKAVMAANRAATAARVAAIKAVQNQMEGNFCDI comes from the exons ATGGACGGTCAGAAGAGTCAGGCGAAGCTAACAAGGACACAGTCTTCACTTCTAAGGTCATCACCAACTATACGTTCATCAATCCACAGCTTTTCATCAATCAACGAATTTGGAGTTGACCAAGAACCGGATATTGAAGAGCAAAAACCACATAAACCGGGTTCAACACCGGTTCATCGTGGTTCTTTTTTCCGACCGGTTCCGGTCCGGGTTGCTCCGGTTCTGATACTTTCAGTTGTTTCTATGTACACCCTTTTCGTTTTCTTTAACAGGGACAATATACCCACATCAGAGAATTTACTGTTAGCTTTGATTTTCATAGCGGTTTTACTGTTCTTTGCTGGTAAGAAAAAGCAGTCAATTCATCAAGTGTACAATGTGTTGTTGAATTTGTATGGGAAAAGATTCGGGTTTCAAAGAAACCACTCTAAACCTGTACAGTGGTTCATTGGTGAAACAATTAAAGAACCGAAATCTGAGAAAGATAACCGGGTTGTGAAGGAAGGAGTTGAAGTGTATAGTAATGGAGATATATATGAAGGTGAGTATCATAAAGGGAGGTGTAATGGAAGTGGagtttacaattattttgttaaTGGAAGATATGAAGGTGATTGGATTGATGGGAAATATGATGGTTATGGGATAGAAAGTTGGGCTAGAGGTAGTAAATATAGAGGGCAATATAGGCAAGGATTAAGACATGGTTATGGTGTTTACAAGTTCTATACAGGTGATACATATGCTGGTCAATGGTGTAATGGTCAAAGTCATGGTATGGGTTCTCAATCTTGTTCTGATGGTAGCTGTTACATTGGTGAATTTAAATGTGCGGTCAAACATGGCCTTGGGTGTTACCATTTCAG GAACGGGGATCGGTATGCTGGTGAATATTTTGGAGACAAGATTCATGGTTTCGGTGTGTATCACTTTGCCAACGGCCATTGCTATGAAGGGTCATGGCACGAAGGGCGCAAGCAAGGTTACGGAATGTACACATTTAGAAATGGTGATACAAGGTGTGGGGAATGGGACTCAGGCAATTTGAAAATTCCATCGCCCCCACTTACTGATGCTGTCCTTCGAGCTGTTCAG GCTGCTAGAAAGGCAGCAGAGAATGCAATTAAGCTTAGGAGGGTAGATGAACAAGTGAAAAAAGCAGTGATGGCTGCAAATAGAGCTGCAACTGCTGCTAGAGTTGCTGCTATCAAAGCAGTACAAAATCAGATGGAGGGAAATTTTTGTGACATTTAA